One Methylomonas sp. LL1 DNA window includes the following coding sequences:
- a CDS encoding response regulator, translating to MSTDTENLINELRSQLKDWEVRHHTLLNTLSDALITIDNQGRIKNFNQAAEHVFGYLAGEVVGEKVNILMPEPHSIEHDKYMTRYINTGRKHIIGTDREVMAMRKDGSQFPIELAVSEMWQDGELQFTGLIKDITERKKIEQLKNEFISTVSHELRTPLTSIRGALGLINSGICGPLPDKMGDLLTIATNNTERLLLLINDILDIEKIESGNLRFDFKRLDLANLIENAIADCSSYAAEHHIHYRFICQDNPLYVNADPDRLIQVINNLLSNAAKFSPKNGDVEVTLIQHQGFARISVRDHGPGIPSQFLPRLFDKFSQVDGSDKRNTGGTGLGLSIAKAIVEKHQGKIGVETQEHFGSTFHVDLPMQSINGLGEQLQDELAEGAKILIIEDDPDVAHLIKRILLDAGFSSEIAYDTMQAKQLLRKNTYHAITLDIILPGQSGLDFLKELQNNKADETPVVVISVDSYKKHADGDDFSSSIINWLQKPINSEILISTIKNIKPSSGHHRPLILQVEDEADVRKIVELILTDTADVIAAGSLREARQQLGQRHFDLVLLDVGLPDGSGLTLLPEIKKRHPGTEVVIFSAQDVGQDIASQVSAALVKSATSNIKLIQTIKAAIK from the coding sequence ATGTCGACCGACACCGAAAATCTGATCAATGAACTTCGTAGCCAACTGAAGGATTGGGAGGTACGCCATCACACGCTATTGAACACCTTGAGCGACGCCCTGATCACCATCGACAACCAAGGCCGGATCAAAAATTTCAATCAGGCCGCCGAGCATGTGTTCGGTTATCTGGCCGGCGAAGTGGTGGGTGAAAAAGTCAATATTTTGATGCCGGAACCGCACAGCATCGAGCACGATAAATACATGACCCGCTACATCAATACCGGGCGCAAGCACATTATCGGTACCGATCGTGAAGTCATGGCCATGCGCAAGGACGGCTCCCAATTCCCGATTGAACTGGCCGTCAGCGAGATGTGGCAGGATGGCGAATTACAGTTTACCGGCTTGATCAAGGACATTACCGAGCGTAAAAAAATCGAGCAATTGAAAAACGAGTTTATCTCCACGGTCAGTCATGAACTCCGCACGCCATTGACGTCGATTCGCGGCGCATTGGGCTTGATCAACAGCGGCATTTGCGGCCCGTTACCCGACAAAATGGGCGATTTATTGACCATCGCCACTAACAACACCGAGCGCTTGCTGTTACTGATCAACGACATTCTGGATATCGAGAAAATCGAGTCCGGTAATCTGCGTTTTGATTTTAAACGCCTCGATCTGGCAAATCTGATTGAAAACGCCATCGCCGATTGCAGTAGTTATGCGGCCGAACACCATATTCACTACCGCTTCATTTGCCAGGACAACCCCTTGTATGTCAACGCCGACCCCGACCGCTTGATACAAGTCATCAATAACTTGCTGTCCAACGCCGCCAAATTTTCGCCCAAAAACGGCGATGTCGAAGTCACGCTGATTCAACATCAAGGCTTCGCCCGCATCAGTGTCCGCGATCATGGCCCTGGCATTCCCAGCCAGTTTTTGCCGAGATTATTCGATAAATTTTCCCAAGTCGACGGCAGCGACAAACGCAATACGGGCGGAACCGGTTTGGGCTTGAGTATCGCCAAGGCCATCGTCGAAAAACATCAGGGCAAAATCGGCGTTGAAACGCAGGAACACTTCGGCAGCACCTTTCATGTCGATCTCCCCATGCAATCCATCAATGGCCTGGGCGAACAATTACAGGATGAACTGGCCGAAGGCGCCAAAATACTGATTATCGAGGACGACCCCGACGTTGCCCATTTGATCAAGCGCATCCTGCTGGATGCCGGCTTCAGTTCCGAAATAGCTTACGACACCATGCAAGCCAAGCAGTTATTGCGGAAAAACACCTATCACGCAATTACGCTGGACATCATTTTACCCGGCCAGTCGGGCCTGGATTTTCTGAAGGAATTACAGAACAATAAGGCCGACGAAACGCCGGTGGTGGTGATTTCGGTCGATAGCTACAAAAAACATGCGGATGGCGATGACTTCAGCAGCAGTATTATCAACTGGCTGCAAAAACCGATTAATAGCGAAATACTGATAAGCACCATTAAAAACATCAAACCCAGTTCCGGCCATCACCGGCCTCTGATTCTGCAGGTCGAAGACGAAGCCGACGTGCGCAAGATCGTCGAGCTGATTTTGACCGACACCGCCGACGTGATTGCGGCCGGATCGCTACGGGAAGCCCGCCAACAGCTCGGCCAACGCCATTTCGACCTGGTACTGCTCGATGTCGGCTTGCCGGACGGCAGCGGGCTTACTTTGTTGCCGGAGATCAAAAAGCGTCACCCCGGCACCGAAGTGGTGATTTTTTCGGCGCAGGATGTGGGACAGGATATTGCCAGTCAAGTCAGTGCCGCATTGGTAAAATCCGCCACCAGCAATATCAAACTGATTCAAACCATCAAGGCGGCAATTAAGTAA
- a CDS encoding response regulator: MSQRSQSRFPCVGIDLMFSPLQDDYIEGMGAKIYQAVCHDMSFSGLSFDVVHAMQVGEQIIIIIENQFQPSERLQAEVRWCKTISEGVFRIGVKILLEQIHDGSPIASADLLEDIAAHPLAMPSGAELRCPACLERAVFELVDNQLGYWMDGVLPLYTCSVCATTRTIPNILEFNRRFYLTELNSNRLVFGANTKLSRPNTLHKILYVEDDPDIQTVAKMAMEMIGGFELEVCDDGYQAQQKAQAFQPDLFLLDMMLPGMTGIQTLEQLRALPGLEQVPAIFMTAKIQNHEIEDYKRQGVLGVIPKPFDPMTLTNDINNIWQGQ; the protein is encoded by the coding sequence ATGAGTCAAAGAAGTCAATCACGCTTCCCCTGCGTCGGTATCGACTTGATGTTCTCGCCGTTGCAGGATGATTATATCGAAGGCATGGGGGCCAAAATCTATCAGGCCGTTTGTCACGACATGAGTTTTTCCGGTTTATCGTTCGATGTGGTTCACGCCATGCAAGTCGGCGAGCAAATCATCATTATCATTGAAAACCAATTTCAACCCAGCGAGCGTCTGCAAGCCGAAGTACGTTGGTGTAAAACCATCTCGGAAGGCGTGTTTAGAATCGGGGTCAAAATCCTGCTCGAACAAATTCACGATGGCTCGCCCATCGCCAGCGCCGATCTTCTGGAAGACATCGCCGCCCACCCGCTTGCCATGCCCAGCGGGGCCGAATTACGCTGCCCAGCCTGTTTGGAACGGGCGGTGTTCGAACTGGTTGATAATCAACTGGGTTACTGGATGGATGGGGTTTTACCGCTTTATACCTGTTCGGTCTGCGCCACCACCCGCACCATACCCAATATTTTGGAGTTCAACCGCCGTTTCTATCTGACCGAACTGAACAGTAACCGACTGGTGTTCGGCGCGAACACCAAACTTAGCCGGCCGAATACGCTGCATAAAATTCTGTATGTGGAGGATGACCCCGACATTCAAACCGTCGCCAAGATGGCGATGGAAATGATAGGCGGTTTTGAGCTGGAAGTCTGCGATGACGGTTACCAAGCCCAGCAGAAGGCTCAAGCCTTTCAGCCCGATCTGTTTTTATTGGACATGATGCTGCCGGGCATGACCGGTATACAAACCCTGGAACAGTTACGCGCGCTACCCGGCTTGGAGCAAGTACCGGCCATATTCATGACCGCAAAAATTCAAAACCATGAAATTGAAGACTACAAACGCCAAGGGGTATTGGGCGTCATTCCAAAACCGTTTGACCCAATGACCTTAACCAACGACATCAATAACATCTGGCAAGGCCAATAA